A region from the Lycium barbarum isolate Lr01 chromosome 8, ASM1917538v2, whole genome shotgun sequence genome encodes:
- the LOC132605920 gene encoding protein GAMETOPHYTE DEFECTIVE 1-like, whose product MGFFDLNIPYYESDRNITITDKKTLKTTRLKLIIKAMELGYTGIAYNRTFKGVMSESDRCNIPLFPLSSILKLSPSLSSTVEFRRKLLNVVVSSPFRQYTRLTVVVDSSSQASALNSGNPILKSYDIVAVRPLNQNAFEQACQVSEVDIIAIDFSDKLPFRLKQSMVKAAIQRGVHFEITYSSLISDAQMRRQIISNAKLLVDWTRGKNLLFSSAAPSLTELRGPYDVANLASLLGLQLERAKAALSKNCRTLITNALRKKCYHKDTIKVEPITSGIKEPEFDDWLKWDPISSGEGDLLLDDIKKSFSVSNNLSKPVKRIEFSSIVNNLPAHGLQIKDLISSTASEQVPMDTIALPSSRVSQQPRGVDFLPEECSTAEDDPHKIQQGSVSEEVRVPCLSIAPLNDAGNLEKEKENHRIDNEDIQFTVKLDIKDTSGTKMHDLQTETSSVSCEENAVLLDGATIHTCRRDIDDEMEITNKLNVQDTSDENKLCDSQPGTCSASGDGYAVLPKSAANHTCRTDSEVTLSANSSLADVFTLSKDAIDFHGQNGADGVVLIEERVNDNLKKEQFREMNSTILPDGSSNNENSHPMEVDNEYLVVEKVPSKNVMEQELKHTGDNAGISYQIRGGSLSGNMKRRKSYRPSLFPFKRLLKHRSSTFRG is encoded by the exons ATGGGTTTCTTCGACCTTAACATACCATACTACGAATCCGACAGAAACATCACAATCACCGACAAAAAAACCTTAAAAACCACACGACTCAAGCTCATAATCAAAGCAATGGAACTCGGTTACACCGGTATCGCATACAACCGTACATTCAAAGGCGTAATGTCCGAATCAGACCGTTGTAACATCCCTTTATTCCCACTCTCCTCAATTCTCAAACTCTCACCTTCACTTTCATCAACCGTAGAGTTTCGTCGAAAACTCTTAAACGTTGTCGTTTCTTCGCCTTTTCGACAGTATACACGATTGACTGTTGTGGTTGATAGTTCGTCTCAGGCTTCGGCGCTTAATAGTGGGAATCCAATTTTGAAGAGTTATGATATTGTTGCTGTGAGACCACTTAATCAGAATGCTTTTGAACAGGCTTGCCAGGTTTCCGAG GTGGACATAATTGCTATTGATTTCTCTGATAAGTTGCCATTTAGGTTGAAGCAATCCATGGTTAAAGCTGCAATTCAG CGTGGAGTGCATTTTGAGATTACTTACTCCAGTCTTATCTCGGATGCCCAAATGAGGAGGCAAATTATATCTAATGCTAAG TTGCTGGTTGATTGGACTCGAGGAAAGAATCTTCTTTTCTCCAGTGCTGCTCCTTCCTTAACAGAACTTAGAGGGCCGTATGATGTAGCGAATTTGGCATCTTTGCTTGGTCTCCAACTGGAACGTGCTAAAGCAGCGCTTTCCAAAAATTGTAG GACTCTTATAACTAACGCGTTAAGGAAAAAGTGTTACCACAAGGACACAATTAAGGTCGAACCAATAACATCAGGCATCAAGGAACCTGAATTTGATGATTGGCTTAAGTGGGATCCTATCTCTAGTGGTGAGGGAGATTTGCTGTTAGACGACATCAAAAAATCTTTTTCTGTCTCCAACAATTTATCAAAACCTGTGAAACGCATTGAGTTTAGTTCCATTGTGAATAACCTGCCTGCACATGGACTCCAGATTAAAGATTTGATATCTTCGACAGCGTCGGAGCAGGTGCCTATGGATACTATTGCTCTTCCAAGTTCGAGGGTATCACAACAACCACGTGGTGTCGATTTTCTGCCTGAAGAATGCTCAACTGCAGAAGATGATCCGCATAAAATCCAACAAGGTTCTGTTTCTGAAGAAGTTAGGGTGCCATGTTTGTCCATTGCTCCTCTAAATGATGCTGGTAATttggaaaaagaaaaggagaaccATAGGATTGATAATGAGGATATACAATTTACAGTGAAATTGGACATAAAAGATACATCTGGGACCAAAATGCACGATTTACAAACAGAAACTAGTTCAGTTAGTTGTGAAGAAAATGCTGTCTTGCTAGATGGTGCGACAATCCACACCTGCAGAAGAGATATTGACGATGAAATGGAAATTACAAATAAGTTAAACGTGCAAGATACTTCTGACGAGAACAAATTATGTGATTCTCAACCTGGAACTTGTTCAGCTAGTGGTGATGGATATGCTGTCTTGCCAAAGAGTGCAGCAAACCACACTTGCAGAACAGATTCTGAAGTCACTCTCTCTGCTAATTCTTCCTTGGCGGATGTTTTTACGCTCTCAAAGGATGCGATAGATTTCCATGGTCAAAATGGTGCAGATGGTGTAGTCTTGATTGAGGAGCGAGTTAATGACAACCTAAAGAAAGAACAATTTAGGGAGATGAATTCTACTATCTTACCTGATGGATCATCCAACAATGAGAATAGCCATCCAATGGAAGTGGATAATGAGTATTTAGTTGTTGAGAAGGTGCCAAGCAAAAATGTTATGGAGCAAGAGCTGAAACACACTGGCGATAATGCTGGAATAAGTTATCAGATCCGTGGTGGATCTTTGTCAG GGAATATGAAACGTAGGAAATCTTATCGGCCTTCTTTGTTTCCTTTCAAACGCTTGTTGAAGCATAGGTCTTCCACTTTCAGAGGTTGA